One segment of Clarias gariepinus isolate MV-2021 ecotype Netherlands chromosome 6, CGAR_prim_01v2, whole genome shotgun sequence DNA contains the following:
- the si:dkey-117n7.5 gene encoding kunitz-type serine protease inhibitor 6, translating to MQTFRSRSPVSPERALTQEDEEGRDLRVVVNTNDPDYEPVYYDDEHESYDYPMEETDDLTPPVNQTEVKGKREKREVKGEDRCVLSLDEGGCSRYTLRWYFNPQVVECRPFIYSGCGGNANRFTHKEECEQHCLQQSKDALGPNSVW from the exons ATGCAGACTTTCCGAAGTCGTTCCCCCGTGTCCCCTGAGCGCGCTTTAACCCAAGAGGACGAGGAGG gtcgTGACCTGCGTGTGGTGGTGAACACTAATGACCCAGATTATGAGCCTGTTTACTATGATGACGAGCATGAGAGCTACGACTATCCCATGGAGGAAACTGACGACCTCACACCTCCAGTCAATCAGACCGAAG taaaaggaaaaagagagaaaagagaggttAAAGGTGAAG aTCGATGTGTGCTGTCGCTGGATGAGGGCGGGTGCTCCAGATACACACTGCGCTGGTACTTTAATCCTCAGGTGGTCGAGTGCAGACCCTTTATTTACAGCGGCTGCGGAGGAAACGCTAACCGCTTCACACACAAAGAGGAGTGTGAACAACATTGCCTACAACAGAGCAAAG ATGCTCTGGGGCCAAACAGTGTATGGTAA